GTGGATACGTTGTGTCAGTTCTATGATCTGCTGTTGCATCCCATCCATGCAGATATGTAATCAAAGAACTCCTGTATGGATTTTTCGGTCAGCTTGACAAATACTTGCAAACGGAGATATTATGCATGAAATTGATATAATCATAGATCAATTTGTTCAAAAAGTCAATCAATCAAAAGTAATTTCAGAACCACTTCAAGAAAATGAAATTACTAACAAATTAAAACAAAAAGAAGATGAATATGGGTATTATTGGAAAATTCTCAGAGACGATTCAATTAATTGGATAGAAGATTTAGAAGCAAAACTTCCAGCTAAATTTCCTTCATCCTTTCGCTCTCTAATCACCCGTTATATTTTTCCTGCATTTGAAATTGAACCTTTCTTTCTTTTTGCTAATACTAGAGAAAAAACCTATTGGGAATTACGCGATATAACCTTTAGAGACCACCATATGTCAGAGATATTATTAAAAAATGGCTGCATTCAATTTGGAGAACCTTAAATGTATAACTATGATCCAGTATGTTTTGATACTAAGCGTAAAACCAGTGGCAGGTGAATATCCTACGGTTTAACTTGATCATGAATATATTCTATGTGAATCAAAAACGAAGTTTTTAAAGAAATATCCCAGTCGTTTTTAGAATGTGTAAAAGATTTAAATTTATAAAATATATTATATAAAAATTTGGTTGACCTGTAGTTTTCTTCACTCAATATTGTTGGTTTTTGAAGCCCTCGAAGATTCGGGTGCATATTAACACGCATTAAGATAAACGCAAATTTTGATTTGCAATCAAAACTCAAGCCACCACTACAACGACGTGGGAGGTCTCTTAATGCGTTATACGTTCATTCTCTAGAGGATAAAAACACGGTGGGAGATATATAGAATACTCGGATGTTCATATAAACCATTCGAATACATATAGCGATATTTCGACAGCATTTACTGCATATTTGATTATTTGGTTGAAAATATCTTTATATATAACTGATTGAAATTTCAGATACTGTATCACACGGTTGCTTACGATATGAGCGATATGATGTTCAATACACATAATGATAATGGGTACAACGGAGATCTTTTGTATGCTCCTGAAATCTGATATACTTAAAAGATTACATGAGATTTATTCACATATTCCTTCAACGGTCTCCTGTCAGCATTGTCATTTCTGCTGTGGTCCTATACTCTGGTTTTATCCTGAAGAACTCAACATTAGAGACTATCTCCTCAACCATAATATGGAATATATTATCTGGACAACAGATGAATTTCTTCATCATGATATGCGCTGTCCATATCTAAAGGATGATCGATGTAGTATCTATCCTGTCCGACCTTTTGTATGTCGGATTCAAGGCTCCTTTCCTGATCTTCCCTGCCGATTTCCACAGAAAAACCAACTATCGTATGAAACAATCGATATACTCAAGCAAGAATTCGAACAATTACTCAAAGAAACACACAGCATCGGCATCTTTTATGGAACAAGAAAACGTGATTAAGATTCGCTGGAATTGCTCTCTTCATCTGATTCAAAAGTAGAATCCTCGATTTTATATTCCTCATATTTATTGGTTTGTTGTTTCTTTTTTATTAATTTTTTACAAACTTTACAACGTCCTTCATCGTCGTATTCTTTCCAGTCCATACAGTTTGGGCAGAACTCATCATTACCAACTGTCACTTTCATGGTATCATCACTAGTTGATTGACCAAAGGGTATATCTGCGCAGATTAAATTTTTTTTCCTTCTACGTTTTTCACCTTGTTTGATAGACCGTAACCTGAAAAGTAGATTTTTATAGACCTTAGAAATTCAGTTATTGCGATTTTCATAAAAAACCACGGAGGAACATCATAATGACAGAATATTGTTCTATATGCGGTGATGAGCTTGCTCCTGAAGAAGAAGATGAAGGAATATGCCAAAGCTGTAAGCTTTCCCAATCACAAGGACCTAGTGACACGGATGATATTGAGCCAGATATGCGATGATCATCAGCTTAATTTTTCACGAGTCGTAATATGTATCTAGAGGGGTGTGCAATATCGATTTCTTAGAATTTTATTCATCAGATCTTTTTAAATGGGTTATTCTACCGATCCTTATTTTCGGTGCACGTTTATTAGATGTGAGTTTAGGAACACTGAGAATTATTTTCATTTCTCGAGGATTAAAGTATTTTGCTCCATTGATTGCTTTCATTGAGATTAACATCTGGCTTCTTGCCATCGGGCAAATAATTCAAAATTTGAATAATATTGTATGCTCTATTGCGTATGCTGCTGGTTTTGCTATAGGAAATTTCCTTGGTATCTTAATCGAAGAAAAAATTTCAATAGGTTTTGTTCTTGTTCGAATCATAACCAAACATGATGCAACAGAACTCGTTGACGTACTCCGCAGTCAAAACTATGGTGTTACCACCCATGACGCAGAAGGAATAAAAGGCCCGGTTAAAATTATTTTTGCTGTTGTTCGACGACAGGATCTCCAAAAGATCATACAAGAAGTTGAAAAAATACATCCCCATGCATTTTACTCCGTTGAAGATGTCCGGAGCGTCGGAGAAGCGGTAATCCCGACGAAGCAAAAAAGATTATTTACCTTATTTAGAAAAGGGAAATAGAAACATTTTGAGTGTCAGTTATTTTTGATTAAACTTTGTATTTCTGCATAAGAAAGTTTTCGAAATTGTTTTCTTCCATCCACAACAGCAATTTCAAGATTTTCGACGCCTATTTTTTTCTTCGTACTTTTCTGAAGTGCATCAAAGGCAAAATTTACAGCTTCAGATAATGAAAACTCAGGTGTATAATGGGTATTAAAATATTGGAGAACTTTTGCACTTCCTTTTCCTTCACAAGCAGCTTTATATTCTAAAAAAGCACCTGATGGATCTGTTAGAAAAAGATGTTTACCGGTATTGTCAACACCTGCAATCATTAAGGCGACACCAAACGGGCGCACACCATCAAATTGGGTATACAGATGTTTCAATTCACAGATAGCATCAACTAATGCTTTTATCGGCATTTGTTCATCGTATCGAATTTTGTTAATCTGTGATTCATCTCGTGCGAGATCAACAAGTAACCGTGCATCGGCAACTAATCCAGAAAAAGCACAACCGATATGATCATCGATCTGAGCGATTTTATCAGTATCATCTGTTGCGATTAGATTTGATGGAGTAAATCGGGACGTAATCAAAAGCACTCCATCTTTATATTTTAAACCGATTGTTGTAGATCCTTTTTTTATCGCCTCTCGAGCATATTCAACTTGGAACAGCCGGCCATCTGGCGAAAAAATTGTGCTGGCTCCGTCATAGAGCGCCTCGGAGGATTCTGCAGATTCCATATGTACTCAAGACCTCACAACATTTGTGGATACGTATACTCACCAATTATTCCAATTGTATTGTTGCTTGCCCCATGAATAGAGCATCATAGCTATATACTTTTTTCACAGTTGTTTTACACAATTTACTTGAAAAGGAAGTGAAATAGACGTTCATGCAAAATCTCTGCGTATTAGATATATTTATATACTTACTCATTCATAATATATATGCATAGTGGGGATTCTATGAACATGAACAAAAAAATATGGATTGGTTGTATTGGAGCTGCTTTTTTACTACTTGCCACCTCATTTACCTCAGCTTTTGGTTCCACTATCACAAAACAAAATATGCAAAAAGACTCACCATTGTTTGCTGTTAGAACGTCTCAATCTGTTCAACAAACAGATCAACATCAGTTCTCTACTACCTATTTGGGGAAAGGACAAAAGAATCTCATCATTTATAAGCAATCATATCAGACACTGATTGCACAGCTCATTTCAATCCTTGATAATAATCCAGATGGACTTTTGAAAATACTTGATAGAGCGATGCGTATGCCTGGTTTTAAAACATTTCTACAGAAAAACCAAATTGATCAAAACGAATTAAACAATTATGTTAATCGTATGCGCACGGATCCAATACTCTTCAAACAAGAACTTCTCCGTTCAATTGATATGATAGAACCCTCTCAAGGGACAAACAATCCACGACCTCTAGCGTTAAATACAACAAATCCTTTTGCCTGCGTCATAACCGTTATCGCTCTGCTGCCGGTCTTCATTATTCTAACTTTGATAATCGCTACAGTAACCCTAGTCACTTGTTTAAATATCAATAATTGCTTTGAAAATATTTTCTACTCATTTATATATCAAGGATTACTGCCCCCTCAGTAATTTCAACTTTTTTCTTCTTTATTTGTTCCAACCATATATTTAAATAGTGCTGAGTTTAATAATATTGTTAGACTGTGTATGTTTTCTAAAAAAAGAACGTATGGAGGTTTCTTTGTTGCCGTTACCTTAGTGGTTCTTATTCTGAGTTCGACGGTTATAACTGGTCATACTTCTCTATTGATTAAAGATAACACGATTGATCATCATGACCTTATCAACATAGGAATTCGGACAATCAAAAAGCAGTTTCCTCCAATGCATCGATATCCTGCTCTACTCACAAGACTTTTTTGTATGGCGCTTCATACGTGGTATGCTCAGCAGCCTGATATTCGTTTTGTGTCATATATTGATCCAACTATGACGATTTGTTATACCGATGGAACATATAGTTTACTCTTAGATGTCCCTGGTTTATTACAAAACAAACATGTTCCTCCTAGTTCGCGCAGCGTCGATGTGAGTAGCTGTTCTTTCCAAGATCAAAAACAAGCTCTCATCTTAAATCCATCAGAATATCTCT
This genomic interval from Candidatus Thermoplasmatota archaeon contains the following:
- a CDS encoding archaeal proteasome endopeptidase complex subunit alpha, coding for MESAESSEALYDGASTIFSPDGRLFQVEYAREAIKKGSTTIGLKYKDGVLLITSRFTPSNLIATDDTDKIAQIDDHIGCAFSGLVADARLLVDLARDESQINKIRYDEQMPIKALVDAICELKHLYTQFDGVRPFGVALMIAGVDNTGKHLFLTDPSGAFLEYKAACEGKGSAKVLQYFNTHYTPEFSLSEAVNFAFDALQKSTKKKIGVENLEIAVVDGRKQFRKLSYAEIQSLIKNN
- a CDS encoding YkgJ family cysteine cluster protein: MLLKSDILKRLHEIYSHIPSTVSCQHCHFCCGPILWFYPEELNIRDYLLNHNMEYIIWTTDEFLHHDMRCPYLKDDRCSIYPVRPFVCRIQGSFPDLPCRFPQKNQLSYETIDILKQEFEQLLKETHSIGIFYGTRKRD
- a CDS encoding DUF2179 domain-containing protein, with the protein product MCNIDFLEFYSSDLFKWVILPILIFGARLLDVSLGTLRIIFISRGLKYFAPLIAFIEINIWLLAIGQIIQNLNNIVCSIAYAAGFAIGNFLGILIEEKISIGFVLVRIITKHDATELVDVLRSQNYGVTTHDAEGIKGPVKIIFAVVRRQDLQKIIQEVEKIHPHAFYSVEDVRSVGEAVIPTKQKRLFTLFRKGK